The DNA segment TTTCGGCCAAAATCGATAAATCCGGATTCGACGCGCGGCTATCGGTACCCAGAGCCACATTCACCCCGGCCGCCAGCATTTTCGCTAGTGGATAAGGATCGTGCCCAAAGTAGGCATGCGTCCGCGGGCAATAGACGATCGACATTCGCTCTGCGTTGTGGGCCACAAAATTGATTTCCTCATCGTCCAAATAATTGCCGTGGATGATTAGCGTGCGGTGCGCCCCGGCCAACATATTCAAATAATCGAGGGGGCGTGAGCCAAACGGAATAGCGTGCGGATCCCAGGCGTTGAAAGCTTCCAACAACCCGACGAAGGGGCCGCGTCCGGTCCGCAACAGCATCAATTCGTCGCGCGATTCCGCTAGATGATGGGCCAAAGGAATTCGCCGTTCCGCCGAAATTCGAGCGCATTCCACCATGATCTGTGGCCGAACTGTGTAAGGCGCATGGGGGCTGATGCCGGGACGGAAAGAATCGGTCCATTGGATCGCAGCATGCGCATCATCTATGCCACTCGTCACGGCTTTGACCGCATTTTGGTATCGTTGTTGATCTGCCTCGCGCTGGAAATTTATCACTTCGCAAAACTCAGTGATTTCCAGCGGCCAGGAAATGCCTCGCTGCCAAGGCGTGGAAGCGATTTCTCCCAGCGTCGTCACACCGCATGAGGACGATTCTGCAATGCCGAGTGCGAGCGGATCGTGATTGGATTTTCGCTCCCGCCGCTGGCGCACCACATCGCGAATCCACTGGGTAAACGCTACTCCCGGAGTCCCCAGGGGTTGCTGCAAATCGCTGAATTCCAAATGCGTGTGGGGGTTAATGAGCCCCGGCAGAATGGCCACGTGGCCTAAATCTCGGGCGGCCGGCAGCAAATCGCGAATCGCTGGAGAAGAGCTTTCGCCTACCGCCACAATGCGGTCGTGATCAATCGCCACCAGGCCGTCAGGGATCGGGGGCGCATTGATCGGGAACACGTATCGGGCGCGGAAGGCAAGCATCGGAAAATCACCGGGCCATGCGGGAGAAATGGGAGCCGCATTTTAGGGCAGGCAGGATCCATTGTCTAACTCACCCAGGGACTTCCGCCACCTGACGATCAATGGCCTCCTGCAACGCTTCTTCTTCCGTCTTTCGATACGAAAGGCTGCCAAACTTCAACAGCAACAAGCATGTTACAATTACCCCCATTCCAAATATCCACCAGGAATAAATGTATTGTTTTTCGGAGAGCCAGATAAAAAACTTCTGAAAGCGTGGCTGCTCGCTGAATTCCGCCGAGATCAATAACAGCGAGTTATGCGTGAAATGGAAAAGCATGCCGGGGACTATGCTTCCGGTTTGCACGGCGATGAAGGCAATGACGGCACCGAGCAGGCAAGCGATCACCGATTGTTGAAACATCCAATGCGTGATCGCGAAAAATAGGCTGCTTAGAACAATGGCCCGCCATTTATGTCCGAGATGGCGAAAACCAGACAAAATAAATCCGCGAAAGGCGAGCTCCTCGCAAATGGCCGGGACCAACCCCAGGAGCAAAATCACCCAGCCCAAGTTAGGGGCTTCGCCCAGCGCTTTCTGCATGCTCTCTTGGACGGCCACTGCCGCGGGCGACAAGGGGTACAATTGCTCGACCGCCACACGCAGCACTAAGATGATGGGCTCGAAGGCTACCGCCAACAGAACGGCGGCCGACAAAGTCCACCAAACGGGCCAGCGGAGCAACAGCGTTTGCTTGGGACTGCGCGTGAACATGACCGTCATCAAAGCGGCGGGCGTTAGGACCACGACGAGTTGCGTCACCACGATGATCTTGAAGTAATCGCCGAAATTCGCGGGCGCGGAAATTGCGAAGCCCATAAAAAAGCTGATCATCAAGATCAGGATGCCGCATGCCAATGCTTCCGCCGCAGTGGGAGTATCGCTGCGGTCTCGCACCAAATGCCGCAGCCACAAACTGACATCCAGCCGCTCACTTTCGCGGAACAGCACGCTCTCTTTATTGAACTGCTCGATCGCCCAACGGACGGCCATCAAGCAACACAAAAGCGTTACGCCGACGACGATGGGGATGTAGGGTAATGCGGCCAAATAGCTCCCTTCCAGCAGCGAACGCAACAACAACACCAAGCCGGTCAAGGGAATCAGGCTGTTTCCCAAATTCAATTCCATGCCGGGGCCCATCGGCAAAATGACCAGCGGCAGCGTGACCAAAACCAACGGCATCAGGTAATACTGCCCTTCCCGAGTGCTGCGTGCAAACGCCGCCAGCGCAATGCACAGCGCGCCAAACAAAGCCGATACCGGCACCAACGCCAGGACCAACCACAATTGCGAAACCAGGGGCGGCACACCCAGGCGGGCGGCCTCATCGGCCGCCGGCAAGTGAGCAATTACCAGTGCCCCGGTGAGGCCCATGCTCAGCAAGTTCAAAATGCTGGTCATCATGCTGAACAGCATCACCGTAAACAACTTGCCAGTGACAATTTCGCTGCGTTGAGCCGGGCTGCACAGCAGGGTTTCCAACGTGCCGCGTTCTTTCTCGCCGGCGCACAAATCGACCGCGGGATAAAATGCACCGGTCAAGGCCCACAGCAACAGCACAAACGGCAATATTTTGGACCACATGGCTGCGGTCCGCTGCTGAGGTTCGGAGACGTCTTGGCGCTGGAATTCAAACGGGCGGGCAGCCAGTTCCGGCAATTGTGAATCTTTTAAGTTCTGCTTGGCCACGGCATCGGCCCAGGCGCGCAGCAGA comes from the Pirellulales bacterium genome and includes:
- a CDS encoding ABC transporter permease subunit/CPBP intramembrane protease, which gives rise to MNWQNVKLIFLREVRDQLRDRRTLFMIFVLPLLMYPLLGMSILQVSQFLREQPTKILMVNLPQLADLPPLLIDDHFNPQWLSDPTQQHLFDLLLTNENDTPATIPDQAATEEKIRRAIQNDEYQAAVVFPADFAQQLQRFRIQLRQRSGSAAQTREAEPAVPNPFIYCNTANEKSHLAYTRLSNLLRAWADAVAKQNLKDSQLPELAARPFEFQRQDVSEPQQRTAAMWSKILPFVLLLWALTGAFYPAVDLCAGEKERGTLETLLCSPAQRSEIVTGKLFTVMLFSMMTSILNLLSMGLTGALVIAHLPAADEAARLGVPPLVSQLWLVLALVPVSALFGALCIALAAFARSTREGQYYLMPLVLVTLPLVILPMGPGMELNLGNSLIPLTGLVLLLRSLLEGSYLAALPYIPIVVGVTLLCCLMAVRWAIEQFNKESVLFRESERLDVSLWLRHLVRDRSDTPTAAEALACGILILMISFFMGFAISAPANFGDYFKIIVVTQLVVVLTPAALMTVMFTRSPKQTLLLRWPVWWTLSAAVLLAVAFEPIILVLRVAVEQLYPLSPAAVAVQESMQKALGEAPNLGWVILLLGLVPAICEELAFRGFILSGFRHLGHKWRAIVLSSLFFAITHWMFQQSVIACLLGAVIAFIAVQTGSIVPGMLFHFTHNSLLLISAEFSEQPRFQKFFIWLSEKQYIYSWWIFGMGVIVTCLLLLKFGSLSYRKTEEEALQEAIDRQVAEVPG
- a CDS encoding amidohydrolase family protein, encoding MLAFRARYVFPINAPPIPDGLVAIDHDRIVAVGESSSPAIRDLLPAARDLGHVAILPGLINPHTHLEFSDLQQPLGTPGVAFTQWIRDVVRQRRERKSNHDPLALGIAESSSCGVTTLGEIASTPWQRGISWPLEITEFCEVINFQREADQQRYQNAVKAVTSGIDDAHAAIQWTDSFRPGISPHAPYTVRPQIMVECARISAERRIPLAHHLAESRDELMLLRTGRGPFVGLLEAFNAWDPHAIPFGSRPLDYLNMLAGAHRTLIIHGNYLDDEEINFVAHNAERMSIVYCPRTHAYFGHDPYPLAKMLAAGVNVALGTDSRASNPDLSILAEMQFGAAQHPTVLPATLLRMITVNAAKTLGREAETGTLTPGKFADLAIVSLPKHDAADPHELLFDPACGAIATIYRGRAVHGEKVLWPS